AATTGTAAAAGGTGAAACAGTTCAGTTTGGTTATTACAAACAAACGGATCTGGTTTTTGATGAAACCCAACGGGTTATTGATATTGTTAAAGATGTCGCGGAAGTTGTACAGCTTGGAACGGGTGAAACAGTTACGGTTGGCCATTTGTTGCAGGCGTTTTTATTTTCTCCATCAAAACAGTATGATTTTATTGCGAAGTTGAGTGGAGGAGAAAAGAAGAGACTTCAGCTTCTTCTGACATTAATAAAACAGCCAAACTTCCTGATTCTGGATGAGCCAACGAATGATTTGGACATTGCGAGTTTGAATGTGCTGGAAGAATTCTTAATGAATTTCCCGGGTTGTATTATGATCGTATCACACGACAGGTACTTCCTGGATCGTTTGGTTGAACATATTTTTGTTTTTGAAGGAGAAGGAAGAATCAGCGATTTCCCTGGAAATTATACGGAGCTTCGTGAATATCAGGATGAGCAGGAAGCGGAAAAGAAAAGTTTGGCTTCCGGAAAAAGTAATGTGCAAGCGCCGGCTCCTGTTAAAGAAGTAGTAGCAGCACCAGCAGTTCCAAAGAAAAAATTAAGTTTTAAAGAACAGCGCGAGCTGGAAACATTAGAAAGTGAAATGGCTTCATTGGAAAAGAAAAAAGCGCAATTGCTTGAAAAATTGGAAAATGGCGGCTCTCATGTGGAAGTTACTTCCTGGGCAATGCAAATTGAAGAAATAACACAGACACAATCTGACAAAGAAATGCGCTGGCTGGAACTGTCGGAAAATGTTTAATTTTGAAAAAGATAATCAGCGATTGTCATGAATATCAAAACGGTTTCAAAAGAATTTAAAGATGAGATGAAAACTTTGTATGGTGACTTGCTGTACAAAGTGATTTTGTTCGGTTCATTTGCCAGAAATGACTTTCGTGATGATTCTGATGTTGATTTCCTGGTTGTTTTAAATAAGGATGAAGTTCGTCCCTTAACTGAAATATCAAAAATTTCCCCTGTATTGGGGGAATTTTTAAGCCATTACCATAAGGTATTTAGTGTTGTTCCAACAAGTAGGAGAAAATTTGAAGATAGCACGATGCCACTTTTTCGAAATATTCGTTCAGAGGGAATTGAAATATGAGTGATATTAATTCAATCATACCAAAAGCTGAGAATAATATTGATAATGCGGTTAATAATCTGGAAGGGGGCCTTTATTCTGCGACTGTCAACGTTATTACTATGTGCTCTAGTATTGCTTGATAGCTCTTTTAGAAACTAAAAATGTGTCTTCAAAATCACACAAAGGAGCGCATATAAAGTTTAATGAATTATTCATTTTTACTAGGGAGTTTACAAAAGAAATGAATACAATTTTGGTAGCAACATTTAATCAGCGTCAAATGGGTGATTATGATATCGATTCTGAAATTAATAATGAAGAAGCCTTGGAAACATTAAATAAAGCCCGCCATTTCGTTAATACAGTTATCCATTATCTTAAAAATAATGGATACTTAGAGTAAAACCCTATGAATTCAATTGTAGAATTTTTCCAGTACCTGCTCAATTCGGAAGAGTTAATCCGGACC
The sequence above is drawn from the Dyadobacter subterraneus genome and encodes:
- a CDS encoding nucleotidyltransferase domain-containing protein — encoded protein: MNIKTVSKEFKDEMKTLYGDLLYKVILFGSFARNDFRDDSDVDFLVVLNKDEVRPLTEISKISPVLGEFLSHYHKVFSVVPTSRRKFEDSTMPLFRNIRSEGIEI